From a single Candoia aspera isolate rCanAsp1 chromosome 2, rCanAsp1.hap2, whole genome shotgun sequence genomic region:
- the MTX3 gene encoding metaxin-3 isoform X2 has product MASSMKLSCWGGDWGLPSVHAESLVVMTYARFSGAPLKVSIIDNVWKAPRGSIPLLISDDTVISQPAKILNFLRKQKYNADYELSSKEGADTLAYVALLEEKLHPAMLYTFWIEADNYYNVTKPWFASRIPFPLSWYLPRKMSREALNRILLTKGGPPLYSITEVEVQIYRDAKECLNLLSNRLGSSPFFFGNKPTTLDAFVFGFLAPLYKVPFHKVQLQEHLKQLPNLCRFCDDILSCYFRRNFSDG; this is encoded by the exons ATGGCGTCTTCAATGAAGCTAAGTTGCTGGGGCGGCGACTGGGGGTTGCCGTCGGTGCACGCCGAGAGCCTCGTTGTCATG ACTTATGCCAGGTTTTCAGGTGCACCATTGAAAGTCAGCATAATAGATAATGTATGGAAAGCACCAAGAG GGAGTATACCATTATTGATATCAGATGACACTGTTATTTCTCAGCCAGcaaaaatattaaactttttaagaaaacag AAGTATAATGCTGATTATGAATTGTCTTCAAAGGAAGGAGCTGACACACTGGCATATGTTGCACTGCTTGAAGAAAAACTACATCCTGCTATG CTGTATACTTTTTGGATTGAAGCTGATAATTACTATAATGTGacaaaaccatggtttgcttcaaGGATTCCATTTCCCTTGAGTTGGTACCTGCCTAGAAAGATGTCCAGGGAAGCTCTTAATAGGATCTTGCTGACAAAGGGAGGGCCTCCACTCTATAGCATCACTGAAGTAGAAGTTCAG ATCTACAGAGATGCAAAGGAATGTCTGAATCTTCTGTCAAATAGACTGGGTTCATCTCcatttttctttggaaataa ACCCACAACACTTGATGCCTTCGTGTTTGGTTTTCTTGCTCCTCTTTATAAAGTACCATTCCATAAAGTCCAGTTACAAGAGCATCTGAAGCAGCTTCCCAATTTATGTCGCTTCTGTGATGATATTCTGAGTTGCTACTTTAGACGAAACTTCTCAG